Part of the Leptolyngbya sp. BL0902 genome, GGAATCAGCAACAGTTGGTTCATGGCAGACCGCAGGGTACCGGGACTTCCCAACGACGGGGAATATTCTGTCCAAGGTACCGCAAAGGTATCCCCCCCGATCAGCCCATCCTGAAATGGAGAAGGGCTAAGCCTTGAGGGGGCTGAGGATGTGGCTGAGGCGGCGCAGTTGTTCGGTGGCTCCCATGCTGATGACCAAGTCCCCTGGGCAGAGCAGAGTATCGGCGCTGGGGCCAACGATCAGGTGATTATCGGCGCGGCGAATAGCCAAAATCAACGCCCCTGATTTCTTGCCCAGTTGGGCTTCGCCTAGGGTGCAGCCAATGATGGGGCAGGTGGTGGGGGTGAGCAAAAATTCTTCTACATAAACGGTGCGGTCGGATCCGGTGAGAATGCCGTCGATGAAGTCTACCACCTGGGGCCGTAGGGCCGCCGCCGCCATGCGTTTGCCGCCGCTAATGTAGGGCGACACCACCACATCGGCCCCGCCCCGCTCCATTTTTTGGATGGCCTCTTCGCTGCTGGCGCGGGCAATGGTGCGAATGGTGGGGGCCAGGGTTTTGGCAGACAGCACGGTATACAGATTCTCGGCATCGGAGGGCAGGGCTGCCACCAGGCATCGCGCCCGCTCAATGCCCACTTGCAGCAGCACTTGGTCTTCGGTGGCGTCGCCTTGGAAAGTCATGTAGTCAAAACTTTGGGCCAGTTGAATCGAGGCATCGTCGGAATCCACCACAATGAAGGGCACCTTTTCCGCCGTAAATTCCAGGGCAATTTGCCGTCCAGTGCGCCCAAATCCGCAAATAATGTAGTGACCCGTAAGAGATTCCATAAATTTCCGTCGTTTTTGTAAGCGCAGGCCCGCCTGCAAATGCCCCTGCACAATAGACTCTGTGAAGTTGTTGAGGATGTAGGCGATCACCCCCACCCCCGCCAGCAGGAAGACCATCGTGAACAGCCGCCCCCGCGCCGTCAGTGGGTTAATTTCCCCAAAGCCCACCGTAGTGAGGGTAATCACCGACATATAGATAGCGTCAATCCAGTCCCAGCCCTCCACATATTTGTACCAAAGCGCCCCTGTCAGCAAAATCAGCGCCAAGGCCACCCCCCCCCGCATCAAGTGACGGCGAGAGCGACGATAGTTTTCTTCGATGGCTCGTTCAGCGTAGCGAAACCGTTTCAGGCGATCAGCCATAACCCTCTATGTGACAGCGCAACCGCAATGCTACGCCGCATAAATTGTAAAGGCTGATGTTAGGGGTAGCTTGACCGCCACCGTAAAGGGTGGATTAACATCCCCCCAGGGTCGATGCGACCGCCCTACCGCTTTTAGGGGCGGCTGGTATGATTTCAGTAATTTCTCAATGGCCTCGTTCTCAGCAACCGGGCCAGTCGCCCCATTCCCCTACCCCGTTCTGAGTACCCCCTATGTTCTTCGATCCTATCTATCTTGTGCTGATGATTCCCGGCATGGCCCTGATGTTCTTGGCCCAAAGTAAGGTCAAGGGCACCTATCGCCGCTATTCCCAAGTGCAATCCACCATGGGGATGACCGGAGCCCAGGTCGCCCAAACTATCCTGTCCAAGAAAGGTGTCAGCGGCATCCGCATCGAGCCTGTTGCCGGAGAACTCACCGACCACTACGACCCCAGCGCCAAGGCCGTGCGCCTGTCTGAGGGCATCTACAACTCCACCTCCCTCGCCGCCGCCGCCGTGGCCGCCCACGAATGCGGCCATGTTTTGCAGGATGTGGAGGGCTACAAATTTATGAACCTCCGCGCCGCCCTGGTGCCCGCCGTAAACCTGGGATCTCGCCTCGGCCCCATGCTGATTATGGCGGGTCTGATTCTATCTAGCGCGAGTCAGGTCTGGTTAAACCTCGCCTGGGTTGGCATCTTCTTCTTTGCGGCGGTGTTGCTGTTCCACGTTGTCACCCTGCCCGTCGAGTTTGACGCCTCTGGCCGTGCCCTGCGCCTAATTGACGAACTGGGCATTCTGCAAGGGGAAGAAAACAAAGGAGCCAAGGCCGTTCTCAGCGCCGCCGCCCTCACCTATGTGGCCACGGCCTTCTACGCCGCCCTCAACCTGCTGTACTACATCATGTTGGTCAACCGCCGTCGCTAGACCTCAGTGAGGTCGCCCATTGTCTCCACTGGTGGGTTAGGTTACTCATGGCTGGGCCGAGCCCATTTTTCTGGGCTGGACTACCCTCAAAGGCCACACCAGACGGTCAAACCTGCGGGTTCAAGAGGTCGTTTCACGGCCCGATTGGGTACCCTAGGCAAGAGTCGCCATCTGTCTAGTCAGTACTGATCCTTCAAACCCATCTCATCACCATGCGAGCCTTCAACTATCTCTTGGGCCTAGCGCTTATCCTGCTGGGCATCTATTTTCTGGGCAAAAATATCATTTTCACCACCTCTGCCTATCCCTGGTGGCGGGGCATTGCGGCTGATCTATCGGTCATTTCCCTGTGCATTGGCGTCTTTGCCCTCGTTTTCCTCCCGCCACCGATGCGCCCCTTCGGTTGGGTCGCCGTCGCCTTTGGCGTAATCTGCGTTTTTGCCAGCAGTCGGGCCATTCTCAACCCCACCAGTCTGTGGCAATTTTTTGTGTCCCTCATGGCCATGGGGTTTGGCTACAAACTTCTCTCCCGCCGCCGATCTTTGTTTTGAGGCAGCAGGTTAAGAAGACCGCTTTAGCAGATAGCTTTTGAGCAGACGGCTGGGGGAACGGTGAAATCTCCGCCATCGCCCTCTCTCAGAGCCCATCCCCGGAGCTAGCGCATCGTTCTAGGATATTGGGTGTTGCGGCTGCCTTCTCAATCGGCCCCAGCCTATTCACCCCAGCATCCAGATTTTTGGTTTACCGATCCAGCGAATCATACTGTTCGCCCATCCAGGGTTGGTTTGCGAGGTCTTCAAAGGTGACTTGACGTTCCTTATCCAGGGCTTCGATGCGGCGTTTTTCGGCGTAGATTTGGCTTTGGTAGTAGGCGAATTGTTCCGAATCGGCGGCGCAATCGGTCTTTTCCCAGAGGTTGAGAAAGTGACGATAGCGCTTTTCGCAGAGGTTTTTCTCCATGCAGGCGGCGGCGGCACGGATGATCAGCGGGGCACGAATCACGTCCCGTTTGGTCTTTTCACTGAGGTTGAGCAGGGCTTGGAGGTGAGGATTGGTGACTCCGGCATCGGCAAACTGGTTGCGGAGGATGCCCACCAAATCGGCAGCAGACGAGTCTGGGTAATCAGGGCTGGGCGTTAGCAACCGCTGCATTTGTCGCCACAGGGCGCGATGGTGGGAGTAGCTGAATTGCAAATCGCGATCTTCCAAAACCTGGCGGATTTCGTCGCGGCTGGTGGGGTGATGGAGGAACACGCGCAGCAGGGCGGCTTCGGCTTGCTCTAGGGAACTGCCGCTGGCGGTGGCGCGGGGCAGGGAACGGGCCGGGGGCGTATCGCTGGAGGTGGCGCGGCGTTGGCGGCGCACTTGGGTAATCAGGTTTTCCGCCAGCAGGGGCACCAGGCGGCTGTCGCCATTGCTGAAGATTTCGGCGCAGTAGCGGACGTAGTGGGTGCGGGTGTCGGCGTTGGCAATGTCGCTCAGCAGCTTCACCACAGATTGGGTGGTTTGCTGAAACTGGTCGGCCTGCCGCAGGTCTTTGCCCTGGATTAGGTTGTGGATTTGCCAGTCGATCCACAGGGGCGCGTCGTTGACCAAATCACGGTAGTCGGCGGGGCTGTGGTGGCGCAAAAATTCGTCCGGGTCTTTGCCGTCGGGGATGTTCAGCACCCGCAGTTGCACATCGCCGCGATAGGCCATTTCCTCCACTTCGCCGATGGCCCGCTGGGCGGCCTTCACCCCGGCGGCATCGGCGTCAAAGTTCAGCAACACTTGTTTGGATTCGGTGTAGCGCAACACCTGGCGCACCTGGGCGGCGTTGATGGCGGTGCCCAACGCCGCCACGGCGTTTTCAATGCCAGCGGCGTGGAGGGCAATCACGTCAAAATAGCCTTCCACCACAATGGCGCGATCCTGTTTGGCGATGGCGGCACGGGCCAAATCTAGGCCGTAGAGGGTTTTGCCCTTGTCGAACAGTTCCGTATCCGGCGAGTTCAGGTACTTGGGTTTTTCGTCGCCGAGGGAGCGCCCGCCAAAGCCAATCACCCGGCTCTGGGCATCGCGGATGGGGATCATTAGCCGTTCTCGGAAACGGTCGTAGTAGCCCTCGCCCTTTTTGCGCGGCACGATCAAGCCCGCTTTTTCGACGAGGTCAACGGGATAGTTTTTTTGCTCAATGAGATAGTCGTAAAGGGTTTGCCAGCCCCCCGGCGCAAAGCCCAGTTGAAATTTTTGAATCGTGGCGTCTTCTAGTTCCCGTTTGTCCCGCAGATAGGCTAGGGCTGCGGCCCCATCGGTTTGGTGCAGGGCGTGTTCATAAAACCGGGCGGTGAGGGCCAGAATTTCGTAAAGCTGTTCCCGCAGGGTGAGCTGGCGCTGAAGTTCCTGACGCTTGGCGGGTTCCAGGGTGGTAACGGGCACCTGGTAGCGCTGGGCCAAATCCAGCACCACATCGGCAAAGGAGCGCTTGTTCAGCTCCATCAAAAACTTGAAGGCGTTGCCCCCCGCCCCACAGGAAAAGCAATAGTAAAACTGCTTGCCGGGACTGACGCTAAAACTGGGGGATTTGTCCTCGTGGAAGGGGCAAAGGCCGACGAAATCCTTGCCCTGCTTTTTCAGCACCACATGCTGCGACACCACATCCACAATATCGACGCGATCCCGTACCGCTTCGATGGTGTCGGGGTGAAGACGAGGGGTGTCCATGGGCGGGATGATCTGGGGAGGCTAGACGGTGACGCGGATCGCAACCGCCAGGAGGCCGGAAAGCCAGCGGTGCCCCTAGTGTAGCCCGCTTTTTTGGGCAACGGCGGCACTCTCAGCCATAGCTAGCTGAGGTGCGTGGTTGACGTCAGCGTTGTGACCTACGTGTCATCCCGAACCTGGCGACCTTGCAGGGCTAACTTGGGCACTCGGCCTAGGCGTCCGGTCATCAATCGCAGGGCGAGGTGGCGCAGGGGAGAAACGTGGTTCAAAACCCACAACCCTAGGCGGCGCAGGGCGACGATGGGCGGAATTTGGTTAGAAAAGCTGCGGGTGAGGGTGTCGGTAAAGCTGAGGATGACCCAGTTTTCCCAGCGTCGCCAGCGTTCGTAGCGGCGCAGGACGGTCACGGCACCCAGGTCTTCACCCTTTTGGTGGGCAGCGGTGAGGACTTCTGCGAGAGCCGCCGCATCCCGAAGACCCATGTTTAAGCCCTGTCCGCCGACGGGGTGGCAACTGTGGGCGGCATCCCCCACCAGGGCGAGGCGGGGCTGAATGTAGCGGTCGCACTGCATCAACTGCACCGGGAACAGGGCAGGCGGGGTGAGGCGCTTGAGCTTGCCCATGTGGGAACCGTAGCGGCGTTCTAGCTCGGCCATAAATTCTGCTTCGGGCAGGTTCAGAATCGCCTGGGCTTCTTCATGGGGCGATGTCCACACCACCTGACAACGGCCACCGGGCAGGGGCAGGATGGCGAAGGGGCCGCTGGGCCAAAACCGTTCGTAGGCGGTGGCTTGGTGGTCGCCCTCTGGTTCCAAAACGGTGGTGATGCAGGACTGCCAATACTGCCAACCAAAGGCATCGATATTGGCCTGCCGCCGCAGGGGCGACTGTTTGCCATCGGCGGCAACAACCAGGGCTGCCTCCAACGTGCGGGTTCCCTCCGGCGGCGTCAGGGTGCCAATCACCCGTTCCCCGTGGCGTTCCGTGACGGTTAGGGTGGTTTCGCTGAGGTAATGGATATTCGCTGCCGCCTGCACCGCCCCTTGTAGAGCCTCCATCAACACGCCATGCTCGGCCCCATAAAACACCGACTCATCGCCCAAATCCTGGGGCGAGAACGTCACGACTTCGGGGTGGTCGCCATCGGAGAGGCGAACCTGGCGAAAGTGAGAAATTCTTGGCCCCACCTGCGGCCATAGTCCCAGCCCTTTCATAATGTCCGCCGAGGTGGGCGAAAAGGCATAGGCCCGCTGCCGAGAGGCGGCGGCGGCTGGGGTTTGGGCTTCAATCACCGCCACCCGCAGCCCAGAGGGCCGCAACGCCGCCGCTAGGGTTAATCCCACAATGCCGCCGCCCACGATGGCGACATCGACGGTGAGGGGAGATAGAGAGGAGGATGGGGTAGTGGCGGGTGTGGGGTGGGTGGCGGTCATGGGGACTTGGGGAGTGGGGAGTGGGGAGTGGGGAATTGAGAGGGTGTAGGGTGCATCCGTGAAACGATGCACCAACGTCGGGATGCAAGGTCTCTTTATCAGGGCTTCTTTATATTGTGGCGTGGGGCTTTGGGCAAAATCAAGGTTCCAGGGTATAGGGTGCATCCTTAACACGAGGTACCAAGGTCTGCCACCGAAGTGCTAGTTAGTCTGCTTTGCTGCTTGTTAGGTTCTCTAAAGACTCCTGAAGATATGCTGAGTCAAAGATGTAAAAATTCACTTTCTCCTTACCGCAAGGATGGGCAGAACACTTGTTCTTGTGGCCTTGTGGTGTGGTAGTCTTGGCGGCAAGCCTTGGGGTTGCGATGCTCGTGACAGCAAGGTATGATGACTATAAGTACCATGAGCTGCCAAGCATGACTGTCTCCTTAGATCGCATTACTGGGAATCTTCCTCTATTTATGGGGGAAGGCAAAAAACTGATAATTGGGCTAGAAGATATTCATGAAGCTGACTTCAATCAAGCTAACTTTGTTCTAAACGGAGAAGCATTAGAGGTTTTGAAGAATTTTCCAAGCTCGATAGTGCAAACAGTAGTCACCAGTCCCCCCTATTACGGGCAGCGTGATTATTGTGCGGACGATCAAATTGGTATGGAGCAAACACCAGAAGAGTACATAGAGCGTCTTGTTAATATTTTTGACGAGGTGAAGAGAGTTTTAAGAGAAGACGGTACGCTTTGGCTTAACATCGGGGATAAATATATCAATGGTAATCTAGCTGGGCTTCCTTGGAGGCTGGCAATCGCTTTGAAAGAACGAGGTTGGCTTTTGCGCTCTGACATTATTTGGCATAAACCAAATGCAATGCCATCCTCTGTGCAAAATCGTCCAACTACTGATCACGAATATATATTCCTGTTTGCCAAGAACTCAAAATATTTTTATGATGCTGACTCTATCCGTGAACCTCATGTAACTTTTTCGGAAAAAAGCAAAATGAAGGGCGGACGCAACCATCTTGGCAAAGAAGGTGGAACGCCAGAACAGGGAAAAAATTCTGGCAACTCAAATCTTCACCGAGGTCGGTGGGATCAAGCTTTTCATCCTAAAGGAAGAAACAAAAGAACTGTCTGGGAAGTACCCCTCTCTAAGTTTAGAGAAGCACATTTTGCAGTTTTTCCGGAAAAACTAATAGAGCCTTGCATTCTAGCAGGATCCTCCGAAGGTTCAGTTGTTCTTGATCCTTTCTTTGGCTCTGGGACTACCGGGCTTGTATCTCTTATGAAAGGACGAAAATTTATTGGAATTGAGTTAAATAAGCACTACTGTGAAATAGCAATCAAGAGAATTTTCTCGTCCTAGCTCATTTATTATGTGAGAGCGCGAAAAACGTGTATTAAGCTTTCAAGCTTTTGAATTAAAAGGGGCTCTACTTCATTCACTTGATTTGGATTCTTATTAATGTAAATAAACTCTTGACAATCAAGAGTCGATAGATCTCCTGTCCAGGATTCGGCAATCACAATTGGTATACAGTTATATCCAGACTCACTTGCTACAGATATTGCTTTATGAATATCTCTCGTAAATAGCAAAGCATGCCCACCCCCCATTGTTTCACGAGTCTTAACGGGTATCAGAATAGTACCTTGTCCTCCACTTACTTTAACGTCATAAGTTTCACCCCCAATTTTAATTTGCGTCTTATCAATTGAGAGGTTAATTTCATTTTCCTCGAATATATTGCTGAGGCTACGTCGAACAATTTCTTCAAATAAGTTTCCTTTAATGGAGCGGCGACTGCCTTCTAAACGATCAACCATTACTTCAAATATTGGTAGCCAATCCCATCTTTCACTGTCAGGCAAAACACTAGAGGCATACTGTCTAACTTGATTAAGTAGTTCAGCTTTACGTTCGTTTGGTGTTCCACTCAAGTTTTTCAAAAAGCCTTCTAGCCTTTGTACAGGAGCATCTCTAAAAATCCATCCTAACAATAACCACTTAGCTTTATCCTCAGAATACGGACGAGCTATTCCATCGTATAGTTTCAGATCGCTGGGTATCCTTCGATCTAAATACTTCTTAATTGTTGCCTTCGCTCTAGAACTATCATTTTCAACAACAAAGTCATAGAGTTCGGCATATCCCTCTGCTCTTAAAAAGTTAATAAAATCATCAAAAAAAGGCTTATTCAAGTTGGCAACAATTACCAAATCTTTTAGGCGGATATTTTCTGGAATGTTACTCATCAAAAAACTCTCTGGGTGAAACACATAACGCATCTGCAATTTTCTTGATATTCAGAAGACTGACATTTCTTTGTCCACGTTCAACTCCTCCGATATAGCTCCTGTCTAAGTTGCACAAGTGTGCCAAGTCTTCTTGGGAGAGTTTACGGATACCCCTTAGGTAACGAAGACGTTCACCAAATTGTTTTCTGATATCTTTCTCACTAGATACTGCCATGAGTCCAGTAAAGACGATTTGAGGTTTTTAAGTCCACAG contains:
- a CDS encoding potassium channel family protein, translated to MADRLKRFRYAERAIEENYRRSRRHLMRGGVALALILLTGALWYKYVEGWDWIDAIYMSVITLTTVGFGEINPLTARGRLFTMVFLLAGVGVIAYILNNFTESIVQGHLQAGLRLQKRRKFMESLTGHYIICGFGRTGRQIALEFTAEKVPFIVVDSDDASIQLAQSFDYMTFQGDATEDQVLLQVGIERARCLVAALPSDAENLYTVLSAKTLAPTIRTIARASSEEAIQKMERGGADVVVSPYISGGKRMAAAALRPQVVDFIDGILTGSDRTVYVEEFLLTPTTCPIIGCTLGEAQLGKKSGALILAIRRADNHLIVGPSADTLLCPGDLVISMGATEQLRRLSHILSPLKA
- a CDS encoding zinc metallopeptidase, with the protein product MFFDPIYLVLMIPGMALMFLAQSKVKGTYRRYSQVQSTMGMTGAQVAQTILSKKGVSGIRIEPVAGELTDHYDPSAKAVRLSEGIYNSTSLAAAAVAAHECGHVLQDVEGYKFMNLRAALVPAVNLGSRLGPMLIMAGLILSSASQVWLNLAWVGIFFFAAVLLFHVVTLPVEFDASGRALRLIDELGILQGEENKGAKAVLSAAALTYVATAFYAALNLLYYIMLVNRRR
- the dnaG gene encoding DNA primase, which produces MDTPRLHPDTIEAVRDRVDIVDVVSQHVVLKKQGKDFVGLCPFHEDKSPSFSVSPGKQFYYCFSCGAGGNAFKFLMELNKRSFADVVLDLAQRYQVPVTTLEPAKRQELQRQLTLREQLYEILALTARFYEHALHQTDGAAALAYLRDKRELEDATIQKFQLGFAPGGWQTLYDYLIEQKNYPVDLVEKAGLIVPRKKGEGYYDRFRERLMIPIRDAQSRVIGFGGRSLGDEKPKYLNSPDTELFDKGKTLYGLDLARAAIAKQDRAIVVEGYFDVIALHAAGIENAVAALGTAINAAQVRQVLRYTESKQVLLNFDADAAGVKAAQRAIGEVEEMAYRGDVQLRVLNIPDGKDPDEFLRHHSPADYRDLVNDAPLWIDWQIHNLIQGKDLRQADQFQQTTQSVVKLLSDIANADTRTHYVRYCAEIFSNGDSRLVPLLAENLITQVRRQRRATSSDTPPARSLPRATASGSSLEQAEAALLRVFLHHPTSRDEIRQVLEDRDLQFSYSHHRALWRQMQRLLTPSPDYPDSSAADLVGILRNQFADAGVTNPHLQALLNLSEKTKRDVIRAPLIIRAAAACMEKNLCEKRYRHFLNLWEKTDCAADSEQFAYYQSQIYAEKRRIEALDKERQVTFEDLANQPWMGEQYDSLDR
- a CDS encoding FAD-dependent hydroxylase translates to MTATHPTPATTPSSSLSPLTVDVAIVGGGIVGLTLAAALRPSGLRVAVIEAQTPAAAASRQRAYAFSPTSADIMKGLGLWPQVGPRISHFRQVRLSDGDHPEVVTFSPQDLGDESVFYGAEHGVLMEALQGAVQAAANIHYLSETTLTVTERHGERVIGTLTPPEGTRTLEAALVVAADGKQSPLRRQANIDAFGWQYWQSCITTVLEPEGDHQATAYERFWPSGPFAILPLPGGRCQVVWTSPHEEAQAILNLPEAEFMAELERRYGSHMGKLKRLTPPALFPVQLMQCDRYIQPRLALVGDAAHSCHPVGGQGLNMGLRDAAALAEVLTAAHQKGEDLGAVTVLRRYERWRRWENWVILSFTDTLTRSFSNQIPPIVALRRLGLWVLNHVSPLRHLALRLMTGRLGRVPKLALQGRQVRDDT
- a CDS encoding DNA-methyltransferase codes for the protein MAASLGVAMLVTARYDDYKYHELPSMTVSLDRITGNLPLFMGEGKKLIIGLEDIHEADFNQANFVLNGEALEVLKNFPSSIVQTVVTSPPYYGQRDYCADDQIGMEQTPEEYIERLVNIFDEVKRVLREDGTLWLNIGDKYINGNLAGLPWRLAIALKERGWLLRSDIIWHKPNAMPSSVQNRPTTDHEYIFLFAKNSKYFYDADSIREPHVTFSEKSKMKGGRNHLGKEGGTPEQGKNSGNSNLHRGRWDQAFHPKGRNKRTVWEVPLSKFREAHFAVFPEKLIEPCILAGSSEGSVVLDPFFGSGTTGLVSLMKGRKFIGIELNKHYCEIAIKRIFSS
- a CDS encoding helix-turn-helix domain-containing protein, encoding MAVSSEKDIRKQFGERLRYLRGIRKLSQEDLAHLCNLDRSYIGGVERGQRNVSLLNIKKIADALCVSPREFFDE